In Allomuricauda ruestringensis DSM 13258, the following proteins share a genomic window:
- a CDS encoding putative quinol monooxygenase, with protein sequence MAELEIEVKHLPEYLSELKKEATASMELESGVISIFPMYKEQNPTEITIVEIYADKKAYEAHLETPHFKEYKANTLKMVQSLKLIDMTPIDSTTMHLIFKKLN encoded by the coding sequence ATGGCTGAACTCGAAATCGAGGTTAAACATCTTCCAGAATATTTATCGGAACTAAAAAAAGAAGCTACAGCTTCAATGGAATTGGAAAGTGGTGTAATCTCCATTTTTCCAATGTACAAGGAGCAAAATCCTACAGAAATTACGATTGTGGAAATATATGCCGACAAAAAAGCCTACGAAGCGCATTTAGAAACACCTCATTTTAAAGAATACAAGGCCAATACATTGAAAATGGTGCAATCGCTAAAATTAATTGATATGACTCCAATCGATTCAACAACAATGCACTTAATCTTTAAAAAATTGAACTAA
- a CDS encoding amidohydrolase family protein, producing MKLRLLLLSLVLVAGYSCKTEPKSSLADYQGEENYSVIISETKVGYLKANTSGDTINIDYDYKNNGRGPTMKETIVLNAKGYPVNWQVSGNTTFGNAVNEQFSLEGGEASWTDATGSGSASVDAPQIYVNQFGSPYTAVLAARLLMDAPENTLSVLPAGNLTLTKMEDLTVPNASGEGELALTTYALSGAEMNPSYFIMDENKAFFAAISPRYIVIRDGYEAEEKGLRELAENYSAERYEKLQKEYANNYNKKVRIKNVKVFDPKTLSLTDPVSVVVEGEKIAAIEAADATGEDEVVIEGNGGTLVPGLYEMHAHTGDNGALLNILAGVTSFRDMGNNTEVLSNLIEKINSGVLAGPRVTRLGFIEGKSPYSSNNGILVESEEEALAAVDTYDSLGFYGVKLYNSMNGDWAPAIVKKAHDQGLFVTGHVPAFSNANDMLRAGYDEMTHINQTMLGWVLEPDEDTRTLLRLTAMKRFPELDLNSDKVQETMDLFVANKTAMDPTLAIHERLMLSRNGEVTPGALDYVDHMPPNEQRSLKVALAQIADEEEDKAYRDAYDKIVETLQLMKDKGILIVAGTDLGGAFNLHRELELYNQQLGYTPAEVLKLASYDMAQYLGHESLGSIEPGKLADFFLVPGNPVEDIKAIKTIAMVSRGGTFYYPSDVYPAFGITPFTEKPEVTE from the coding sequence ATGAAACTCCGATTACTTTTATTGAGCCTAGTCCTCGTGGCCGGCTATTCCTGTAAAACAGAACCCAAATCGTCCTTGGCGGACTACCAAGGTGAGGAGAACTACTCCGTAATCATCAGCGAGACCAAAGTGGGCTATTTAAAAGCCAACACCTCTGGTGACACCATTAATATTGACTACGATTACAAAAACAACGGTCGGGGTCCGACCATGAAAGAGACTATCGTTTTGAACGCCAAAGGCTATCCTGTAAATTGGCAAGTAAGCGGAAATACCACCTTTGGTAATGCCGTTAACGAGCAGTTCTCCCTCGAAGGCGGAGAAGCATCTTGGACAGATGCAACGGGCTCTGGAAGTGCCTCTGTGGATGCCCCACAGATTTACGTAAACCAATTTGGAAGTCCGTACACCGCAGTTTTGGCGGCACGCTTGCTCATGGATGCACCCGAAAACACCTTGTCCGTGCTTCCGGCTGGGAACTTGACCTTGACCAAAATGGAAGATTTGACCGTCCCAAATGCATCAGGCGAAGGAGAATTGGCCTTGACCACCTACGCCCTTTCTGGTGCCGAGATGAACCCTTCCTATTTTATCATGGATGAAAACAAAGCGTTCTTCGCAGCAATCTCTCCAAGATATATTGTAATTCGGGATGGTTACGAAGCCGAAGAAAAAGGCTTGCGCGAATTGGCCGAAAACTATTCCGCCGAGCGTTATGAAAAACTTCAAAAGGAATACGCCAACAACTACAACAAAAAAGTGCGTATCAAAAACGTAAAGGTTTTTGACCCCAAGACCTTATCCTTGACCGACCCGGTTTCTGTGGTGGTGGAAGGTGAAAAAATTGCTGCCATTGAAGCAGCCGATGCCACTGGCGAGGACGAAGTAGTCATCGAGGGCAACGGGGGGACTTTAGTTCCCGGATTGTACGAAATGCATGCCCACACGGGCGACAACGGTGCCCTGTTGAACATTTTGGCGGGAGTTACCTCTTTCCGCGATATGGGAAACAATACCGAAGTGCTCAGCAACCTCATTGAAAAAATAAACTCCGGCGTATTGGCCGGACCCCGCGTTACCCGACTTGGTTTTATTGAAGGGAAAAGCCCCTACAGCAGTAACAACGGTATTTTGGTGGAAAGCGAAGAAGAGGCTTTGGCCGCTGTGGACACCTACGACAGCCTTGGCTTTTACGGTGTAAAACTATATAATAGTATGAATGGCGATTGGGCCCCTGCCATTGTAAAAAAAGCCCATGACCAAGGCCTTTTCGTAACGGGTCACGTACCCGCATTCTCCAACGCCAACGATATGCTACGCGCTGGTTATGATGAAATGACGCACATTAACCAGACCATGTTGGGCTGGGTATTGGAACCGGACGAAGATACCCGTACGCTATTGCGTTTGACCGCCATGAAACGTTTCCCAGAACTGGATTTGAATAGCGACAAAGTGCAAGAGACCATGGATTTGTTTGTGGCCAACAAAACGGCGATGGACCCAACCTTGGCCATCCACGAGCGTTTGATGCTCTCCCGCAATGGAGAGGTAACCCCCGGTGCCTTGGATTATGTGGACCACATGCCCCCCAACGAGCAACGCAGCCTAAAAGTGGCCTTGGCGCAGATTGCGGACGAAGAAGAGGACAAAGCCTACCGCGATGCCTACGATAAAATTGTAGAGACTCTTCAACTGATGAAGGACAAAGGCATTTTAATTGTGGCCGGAACCGATTTGGGCGGCGCCTTTAACCTGCACCGCGAGTTGGAGCTTTACAACCAACAATTGGGCTATACCCCTGCCGAAGTCTTAAAATTGGCCAGCTACGACATGGCGCAATACTTGGGGCATGAAAGTTTAGGCAGCATTGAACCCGGTAAATTGGCGGATTTCTTTTTGGTGCCCGGCAACCCGGTAGAGGACATTAAAGCCATTAAAACCATTGCCATGGTATCGCGCGGCGGAACGTTTTACTACCCCTCCGATGTGTACCCTGCTTTTGGGATAACTCCTTTTACCGAAAAACCCGAAGTAACCGAATAA